The segment ACATTAACATCGATTCCTCGACCACGATCCCGCTCGCTGGGGACCTATGCCTTGTATTTCGATTCCAACAGGGTGCCTTCCGGGACCTTGGCTGCTACTCGAATGTCAGTATTGAGAGTCGTATACCATGAGTAGAAGAAACTGAGCATGTAGTCAGGACCATCAGAAATATGTTTCTGGGCCTCCATATGACTCTTGAACGTCTCTAAAATGATGGTTAATAGATGAAAAGAATTGGAAGATCCTTTACTAAGGGAAAGAACTTACTTGGTGACCTAAAGCAAGTGAGAAATTCGGCAAATTGAACGTCAAGGCTGAAGAAAGATCATGATCCAAAACTTTCTCAATTTAAACCCCCAATCAATTATACTCTAGCTTCTTAGCCTCAATATTACCTCAAAGAGTCCGTAGGTTCAGATACATGCCATTTTCTGGCTTAATTGTAATGACTCCCCTGGGCATAACAAGCCCATCATCTATCGCCAGCGTCCACTTGAAAGACCGAACCATAGTAGCCAACAGGCACCGCATCTCAGTCTTCGCAAACCCTTGCCCAATGCAGCTTCGCGGCCCATGTAAGAAAGTTAGGAAGTTGTAGTTGCTACTTGCTCCGCCATTCTGGTTCGGTTTGCCATCACCCCTGATCCATCGTTCGGGGCGAAATTCCGCTGCGTCAGGCCCCCAAATCTCCGACGAGCGGTTAATGTACCAGATTGATACAATGATGTCTGCGCCTTCGGGGATGAACTGGCCACCAATTCGGGTGTCGTGGACGGCGTGACGTATGGTCGTTGGTACTGTCGGGTAAAGTCGCAGTGTCTCCTACATGATGCCGTTGAGGTAAGGTGGTTGTTCAAGAATCCCAGCAAGATCTATTGCTCTATCATTATTCAAGTCTTCTGGTAACGCCTCTCTGATCTCCTCCCTGAGCTTGGCTTGAATCTCTGGGTGCTTGGTGAGTAGGTAGCATGCCCACGTAAATGAAGATGCGGTTGTTTCGTGACTGTGGCGCGTTATGATTGTCTGGTATAGTGGCGGAAGTATCACATACCCTGCTGCCAGTAACGTCAGGAGCTGATCTTTTATCGCTTCGTCTGAAAAGTTGTTCGACTTAATAAGAAGCGACAAGACATCAAAATGATTGTCTTCCTTTTACATGATCGCagtcttcttttccttgagCATTGGAAAGCATAATTCGTTCAATGACCCAGTCAAATACTCGAAGAGGCCATTCATCTTCCAAGGAATCAAACGAACGATTGGCAGACCAACAGCCAAGGAGAGCATGGCAAAAATGAGCTTCTCTCGGTCAGGTTCGAGAAGTTGTTCATAGGTGTCTGCAGGCGCatctttcctcttctcaacagcatcgaACTTGTGGCCGAGGCCAGCAATGCCAATGATGTCCAGCGTGACTTTGGTCGCCCAGCCATTCAGCTCAACCACAGATGACCTGGAAGCGGCCATGTCTTGGTTGAGTGCTGTTACAAGCGTCTCTCCTTTTGCCCACATCATAGGATAAAGCTCTTTGATATGCCGGAAGTGGAAGGCTGGCATCGTGTTCCTGCGAAGAAACTTGTGCTGATCACCCTCCACAATAATGAGACCATCACCAAGAATGTGCCGCAGGAATGAGCTGATTCTTTTCGGTTTGGCAAAATTGTAGC is part of the Fusarium oxysporum Fo47 chromosome VII, complete sequence genome and harbors:
- a CDS encoding cytochrome P450 4F4; the protein is MAVVSKLLGFPSLTLAAVIDTQSHLAAIATILLVNCAFGIVVWVLLYPMLFSPLRQIPGPKASKYLSPAYRALIVKDKPAGDLFLELAKQYPGEDLITLNSFGDQICIMNPQLLADLLVYNCYNFAKPKRISSFLRHILGDGLIIVEGDQHKFLRRNTMPAFHFRHIKELYPMMWAKGETLVTALNQDMAASRSSVVELNGWATKVTLDIIGIAGLGHKFDAVEKRKDAPADTYEQLLEPDREKLIFAMLSLAVGLPIETLRLYPTVPTTIRHAVHDTRIGGQFIPEGADIIVSIWYINRSSEIWGPDAAEFRPERWIRGDGKPNQNGGASSNYNFLTFLHGPRSCIGQGFAKTEMRCLLATMVRSFKWTLAIDDGLVMPRGVITIKPENGMYLNLRTL